From the Bdellovibrio reynosensis genome, one window contains:
- a CDS encoding cation:proton antiporter, with protein MLHLPHLITDLGIILIIAGLATLLFKRLGQPLVLGYLIAGFLVSQHVPFFPTVTDAESIKVWSEIGVIFLLFSLGLEFSFKKLFKVGGSAGFTAVFEVIFMVGLGYAVGRALGWNSIDSLFFGGILSISSTTIIVRAFHELGLRKQKFVELVFGILVVEDIVAILLLVLLAAIAQAGVVSGSELLFSGVRLLFFIALWFLVGIFLIPIFLRKIRKMLEDETTLLVALGLCFAMVIIAANLGFSAALGAFIMGSLLAETPEGHKMENLLQPVKNLFAAIFFVSVGMMIDPKVLGQYWGLILLVTFVTIVGKFISTYLGALISGQSRKTSFQSGMSLAQIGEFSFIIASLGVSLKVTSDFLYPVAIAVSAVTTFTTPYLIKFAEPLNNWVDGKLPQGFKEKLDNYQTSFNRPHQKGMISLMTKAYGPKILVNTVMVIAVIAAFKGMVIGEVQAFLQESSWAGSISLILCLLVAGPFLWGIVMASPSLDEQRKIEEVKNLKVLQAGLFVFRMILALGLVAALLSQFVTLKVATGVILAFGLVILLFGHSLLAKLYRNIEKNFLKNLTEKERHELALSESGKSFLPWQAGLGSFEITPESHAAGKSLREQAFKEKYGVSVAAVFRGKKRFFAPSGDFVLFPYDKVICFGSEDELQKFHGILEDERSKNHHTDDLRQEDFTLSPVKVEANSPFIDKSIRECDLRHVVQGLIVGVERGHTRILGPSGGFILQENDVLWVVSEHK; from the coding sequence ATGTTACATCTACCTCATTTGATTACGGATCTTGGAATCATTCTTATCATTGCCGGTCTTGCGACATTGCTCTTTAAGAGATTGGGGCAACCTCTAGTTCTCGGATATTTGATTGCCGGTTTTTTGGTAAGTCAGCACGTTCCATTTTTTCCCACCGTTACTGATGCGGAAAGTATAAAGGTATGGTCTGAGATCGGTGTGATCTTTCTCTTATTCAGCTTGGGGTTGGAATTCAGCTTTAAAAAGTTGTTTAAAGTTGGTGGCTCAGCCGGGTTCACAGCGGTCTTTGAAGTTATATTCATGGTAGGACTTGGATATGCGGTAGGGCGAGCTTTGGGATGGAATTCTATCGACAGTCTTTTCTTCGGGGGGATTCTTTCTATTTCCTCCACCACTATTATCGTTCGAGCCTTTCATGAGTTGGGTTTAAGAAAGCAAAAGTTCGTTGAATTGGTTTTTGGAATCCTTGTCGTTGAAGATATTGTCGCCATTTTGCTTTTAGTCTTACTTGCAGCCATTGCGCAAGCTGGAGTGGTATCAGGTTCTGAATTGCTCTTTTCAGGTGTGCGCTTATTGTTTTTTATCGCTCTGTGGTTTTTGGTGGGGATATTTCTTATTCCCATATTCTTGCGCAAAATTCGTAAGATGCTTGAAGATGAAACCACTCTGCTGGTGGCACTGGGATTGTGTTTCGCCATGGTGATTATTGCTGCCAACCTCGGATTCTCTGCAGCTCTTGGGGCCTTTATTATGGGATCTCTTTTGGCAGAAACACCGGAAGGCCATAAAATGGAAAATCTTTTGCAACCAGTGAAAAACCTGTTTGCTGCGATTTTCTTTGTCTCTGTGGGGATGATGATTGATCCAAAGGTCCTTGGTCAGTATTGGGGACTTATTTTATTAGTAACCTTCGTGACTATTGTCGGAAAATTTATCAGTACGTATTTGGGTGCGTTGATATCAGGCCAAAGCCGAAAGACCTCATTTCAATCTGGCATGAGTCTAGCGCAAATCGGGGAGTTTTCTTTCATCATCGCTTCTTTGGGTGTCAGTCTTAAAGTGACCAGCGATTTTCTATATCCCGTAGCTATTGCAGTTTCTGCCGTGACGACCTTCACGACGCCGTACCTTATCAAATTTGCCGAGCCTTTAAATAATTGGGTCGACGGGAAGCTGCCACAAGGTTTTAAAGAGAAACTGGATAACTATCAAACCTCATTCAATCGCCCGCACCAAAAGGGAATGATTTCTTTAATGACGAAGGCCTACGGTCCTAAAATCTTAGTTAACACCGTGATGGTCATTGCAGTGATTGCGGCGTTTAAGGGAATGGTGATCGGCGAAGTTCAGGCCTTTTTGCAGGAAAGTTCGTGGGCGGGAAGTATTTCGCTTATTCTGTGCTTGCTAGTGGCGGGACCATTTTTATGGGGCATCGTCATGGCAAGTCCTTCGTTAGATGAGCAAAGAAAAATAGAAGAAGTTAAAAATCTAAAAGTACTTCAAGCGGGACTTTTTGTATTTAGAATGATTTTAGCACTGGGATTGGTTGCCGCTTTGTTGTCGCAATTTGTGACGTTAAAAGTGGCTACTGGTGTGATTTTAGCATTTGGACTTGTGATTTTGCTATTCGGGCATTCGCTTTTGGCAAAGCTTTATCGCAATATTGAAAAAAACTTTCTTAAAAACCTGACTGAAAAAGAGCGCCATGAATTGGCATTATCAGAAAGTGGCAAAAGTTTTTTACCATGGCAAGCCGGTCTTGGGTCTTTCGAAATCACTCCTGAATCCCACGCAGCCGGAAAATCTTTGCGTGAGCAAGCATTTAAGGAAAAATATGGAGTGTCCGTGGCTGCCGTTTTCAGGGGAAAGAAAAGATTTTTTGCCCCTAGCGGGGACTTTGTGTTGTTTCCCTATGACAAAGTGATTTGTTTTGGCAGTGAAGATGAGCTGCAAAAGTTCCATGGGATTTTAGAGGATGAGAGATCTAAAAATCATCATACCGATGATTTGCGACAAGAAGACTTTACTCTTAGCCCAGTAAAGGTTGAAGCGAATTCCCCTTTCATAGATAAATCCATTCGCGAGTGCGATCTTCGTCATGTTGTGCAAGGTTTGATTGTCGGTGTTGAGCGGGGACATACTCGCATCCTTGGACCTTCTGGTGGCTTTATCCTGCAAGAAAATGATGTTCTTTGGGTCGTGTCCGAACACAAATAG
- a CDS encoding patatin-like phospholipase family protein: protein MEQVALVLSGGGARGAYQAGVLSAVARICSKLRIEDPFQIYSGVSAGSINVCMMTGQPGNFIDGVNRLVDLWSHLESDQVFYADLMALSRGGLQWMQELSLGGSKKESSLRSLLSTHPLNNLISELCDFSEIDRKIDSGKLRGICVSAMDYHNVSTVNFFQAHPSVKVWQKGMHQGVRTQLATHHVMASSAIPLLFPPIKIGNDFYGDGCIRNQSPCGPGIYMGASRILAIGVRSSQSTIQSYHHQKTKKFPTVSTIANALMNAVMMDGLESDIHRMESINKGYRLLSPSDRHKAGMKVVENLWISPSVDFAELAAHRGGELPRIIRYLLKGPGSLDESGEMLSYLLFTPTYCRQLIDIGYKDGMNKKDEIEDLLIVNAKGSVRHQRSGVA from the coding sequence ATGGAACAGGTGGCACTCGTCTTATCAGGTGGGGGCGCCCGTGGCGCCTATCAAGCCGGAGTTCTTTCGGCTGTGGCCCGCATTTGTTCTAAATTACGCATAGAAGATCCATTCCAAATTTATTCAGGGGTTAGCGCTGGCTCCATCAACGTTTGCATGATGACTGGGCAGCCAGGCAACTTTATAGACGGAGTCAATAGACTTGTCGATCTATGGAGTCACCTTGAAAGTGATCAGGTTTTTTATGCGGATTTGATGGCACTATCCCGTGGGGGATTGCAATGGATGCAGGAATTATCCTTAGGCGGTTCTAAAAAAGAATCCTCATTAAGATCCTTACTAAGTACTCATCCGCTTAATAATTTGATTTCTGAACTTTGTGATTTTTCTGAAATTGACAGAAAAATAGATTCAGGAAAATTACGGGGGATTTGTGTTTCTGCGATGGATTACCACAATGTTTCCACGGTTAATTTCTTTCAAGCTCACCCGAGTGTAAAGGTTTGGCAAAAGGGAATGCATCAAGGTGTTCGCACTCAACTTGCCACCCACCACGTTATGGCATCTTCTGCTATTCCGCTTTTGTTTCCTCCTATTAAAATTGGCAATGATTTTTACGGAGACGGTTGCATCCGCAATCAGTCACCGTGCGGGCCTGGAATATATATGGGGGCTTCGCGAATATTAGCGATTGGGGTGCGCAGTTCACAATCGACAATTCAAAGTTATCACCACCAGAAAACAAAAAAATTTCCCACAGTTTCAACAATTGCCAATGCCCTGATGAATGCCGTGATGATGGATGGTTTAGAATCTGATATTCATCGTATGGAATCCATCAACAAAGGTTATCGTCTGCTAAGTCCTAGCGACAGGCACAAAGCAGGGATGAAGGTGGTAGAGAATTTATGGATATCCCCGTCAGTGGACTTTGCTGAACTTGCGGCCCATCGAGGCGGGGAATTGCCGCGGATTATTCGTTACCTACTAAAAGGCCCCGGATCTTTAGATGAATCAGGTGAAATGTTAAGTTATTTATTGTTCACTCCCACTTATTGCCGACAGTTGATTGATATTGGTTATAAGGATGGCATGAATAAAAAAGATGAAATTGAAGATTTGTTGATTGTTAATGCGAAGGGTTCTGTAAGGCATCAAAGATCTGGCGTTGCCTAA
- a CDS encoding gamma carbonic anhydrase family protein translates to MSEPLVRARGISPVLAEDVFIADNARIISDVEIGKGSSIWYNVTIRGDVMPIRIGKEVNVQDGAVIHGTYGKYGTTLHDRVTIGHLVMLHGCEVGRATLVGMGSILMDGVKVGEHCLIGAGSLLTEGTEIPPRSLVVGRPAKVKRALTDEEVGLLEKSADNYLLYKSWYEEEA, encoded by the coding sequence ATGAGCGAACCCTTAGTCAGAGCCCGTGGTATCAGTCCTGTATTAGCTGAAGATGTTTTCATTGCCGACAACGCGCGAATCATCAGTGACGTAGAAATCGGCAAGGGTTCTTCCATTTGGTATAACGTTACTATTCGCGGCGATGTTATGCCTATTCGCATTGGTAAAGAAGTGAATGTGCAAGACGGAGCTGTCATTCATGGAACCTACGGAAAATATGGAACGACTTTGCATGATCGCGTGACCATTGGACACCTTGTCATGCTTCACGGATGCGAAGTTGGTCGCGCGACCCTGGTGGGTATGGGCTCAATCTTAATGGACGGGGTTAAAGTGGGTGAGCATTGTCTTATTGGCGCTGGTTCGCTTTTAACCGAGGGCACTGAAATTCCTCCACGCAGTTTGGTGGTTGGACGCCCTGCAAAAGTGAAACGTGCTTTGACGGATGAAGAAGTAGGCCTTTTAGAAAAATCCGCTGACAACTATTTACTTTATAAGAGCTGGTACGAAGAAGAAGCATAA
- the guaB gene encoding IMP dehydrogenase, translating into MEAPYALTFDDILLLPQYSEITPTEVIPRSLFARGKYLNTPVISAAMDTVTEHRIARVMAQNGGLGIIHKNFDIEKQALEVEKVKKYESGMITDPITLGPDHLVEEAVLLMEKYSISGVPVTVDGTLVGILTNRDLRFEENFNQPIRNLMTKENLVTAKMGTTLDEAKKILQQHRIEKLPVVDDKGKLKGLITIKDIEKAKNYPQATKDEHGRLFVGAAIGVGADSRDRADALVAAKVDVLCVDTAHGHSKNVVEMVKYITQKHKDVILVAGNVVTAEGTLALLDAGAEIVKVGVGPGSICTTRVVAGVGMPQISAVVECAKAAKSRGKTIIADGGIKFSGDITKALALGANSVMIGNLLAGAEESPGETILFQGRTYKVYRGMGSIGAMSRGSKDRYGQMDVEESEKLVPEGIEGKVAYKGAASGIIHQLVGGLKSGMGYLGARNIDELQAKARFVRITAMGLRESHVHDVSITKEAPNYRLES; encoded by the coding sequence ATGGAAGCACCCTACGCTTTAACCTTTGATGATATCCTTTTACTTCCCCAATATTCTGAAATTACGCCGACTGAAGTGATTCCGCGATCCTTGTTTGCTCGCGGAAAGTATTTAAACACGCCGGTTATTTCTGCAGCCATGGACACCGTGACTGAGCACCGCATTGCCCGGGTGATGGCGCAAAACGGTGGCTTGGGAATCATTCACAAAAATTTCGATATTGAAAAACAGGCCCTTGAAGTTGAAAAAGTAAAAAAATACGAGTCAGGCATGATCACCGATCCTATCACTTTAGGTCCCGATCACCTTGTTGAAGAAGCGGTTTTGCTGATGGAAAAATATTCTATCAGTGGAGTGCCGGTAACTGTCGATGGCACGTTGGTTGGTATCTTAACTAACCGTGATCTGCGTTTTGAAGAAAATTTCAATCAACCTATTCGCAACTTGATGACGAAAGAAAATCTAGTCACAGCGAAAATGGGTACGACTTTAGATGAAGCAAAAAAGATTTTGCAACAACACCGCATTGAAAAATTGCCGGTGGTTGATGATAAGGGAAAATTAAAAGGTCTTATCACGATTAAGGATATCGAAAAGGCAAAAAATTATCCGCAAGCCACAAAAGACGAACATGGTCGTTTGTTTGTAGGTGCTGCGATTGGTGTTGGGGCCGATTCCAGAGATCGCGCTGATGCCCTAGTTGCAGCTAAGGTTGACGTTCTTTGTGTCGATACCGCCCACGGCCATTCTAAAAACGTGGTTGAAATGGTGAAGTACATCACACAGAAACATAAAGACGTTATTTTAGTTGCCGGAAACGTGGTGACTGCTGAAGGCACGCTTGCGTTGCTTGATGCTGGTGCTGAAATTGTTAAGGTCGGCGTTGGGCCAGGAAGTATTTGTACCACGCGCGTTGTGGCGGGCGTTGGTATGCCGCAAATTTCTGCGGTGGTTGAATGCGCCAAGGCTGCCAAGTCCCGCGGAAAAACCATCATCGCTGACGGTGGTATAAAGTTTTCTGGCGACATCACAAAGGCCTTAGCTCTGGGTGCAAACTCAGTGATGATCGGAAATCTTTTAGCCGGTGCTGAAGAGTCCCCTGGGGAAACAATTTTATTCCAAGGCCGTACATATAAAGTTTATCGCGGTATGGGAAGTATTGGTGCTATGTCTCGCGGTTCAAAAGATCGGTACGGTCAGATGGACGTTGAAGAAAGTGAAAAGTTAGTTCCTGAAGGTATCGAAGGCAAAGTGGCCTACAAGGGTGCTGCCTCTGGAATCATTCATCAACTTGTTGGGGGTCTAAAATCCGGCATGGGATATTTGGGTGCTCGCAATATTGATGAACTTCAAGCTAAAGCGCGCTTCGTAAGAATCACAGCCATGGGGCTTCGTGAATCCCACGTGCACGATGTTAGCATCACCAAAGAAGCTCCAAACTATCGATTGGAGTCTTAA
- the guaA gene encoding glutamine-hydrolyzing GMP synthase — MRGFIILDFGSQFTQLIARRLRELGYYSEIHAYNYPTEEIRKKNPYGIILSGGPNSVYESGSPLRDVAELRNISPLMAVCYGMQLLAHQLGGKVTKAEHREYGLNYVTWTSVVKGVPEKQKVWMSHGDVVEVPPKDFEVIGVSESNHPAAMRGPGVLAVQFHPEVAHTDHGNDLLKYFASEMCAAPADWDAPHIKDILIKEVQEKVGPTDHVLVGLSGGVDSTVVATLLTKALGANRVHCVFVDNGLLRKNEFENVLESYHRIGLNVKGVNASQEFLSELKGKEDPEDKRKTIGRVFIEVFDKSYDHALPIKWLAQGTLYPDVIESVSSVGGSVTIKSHHNVGGLPEKMKLGLVEPVRELFKDEVRALGAQLSLPREMLWRHPFPGPGLAIRVLGEVTEEKLKILKEADDVYISELRRRGLYDNIWQAFCVLLPVKTVGVQGDARTYDHVLALRAVTSSDGMTADWYPFDFKFLSEVSNLITNKVKGVNRVVYDVTSKPPGTIEWE, encoded by the coding sequence ATGCGCGGATTTATTATTTTAGATTTTGGTTCTCAGTTCACTCAACTGATCGCAAGACGTCTACGTGAACTGGGGTATTATTCAGAAATTCACGCCTATAACTATCCCACAGAAGAAATTCGTAAGAAAAATCCCTATGGAATTATATTAAGTGGCGGGCCGAATTCAGTTTATGAATCAGGTTCTCCATTAAGAGATGTCGCCGAACTTCGTAACATAAGTCCTTTAATGGCTGTGTGTTATGGAATGCAGCTTCTTGCTCACCAACTGGGTGGCAAAGTGACGAAGGCTGAACACCGTGAGTACGGCTTAAATTATGTAACATGGACTTCCGTCGTAAAAGGCGTTCCCGAGAAACAAAAAGTCTGGATGAGTCACGGTGACGTTGTTGAAGTTCCACCAAAAGATTTTGAAGTCATCGGTGTTTCTGAAAGCAACCATCCCGCAGCCATGCGTGGACCTGGTGTGCTCGCAGTTCAATTCCATCCTGAGGTTGCGCACACAGATCATGGAAATGATTTATTAAAATACTTTGCTAGCGAAATGTGCGCAGCCCCTGCTGATTGGGATGCTCCTCATATTAAAGATATTTTGATTAAAGAAGTTCAAGAAAAAGTGGGACCTACGGACCATGTCCTAGTGGGTTTAAGCGGTGGTGTTGATTCAACGGTTGTGGCGACACTGTTGACAAAAGCACTGGGTGCTAATCGCGTTCACTGTGTTTTTGTTGATAATGGTCTATTAAGAAAAAATGAATTTGAAAATGTTTTGGAAAGCTATCACCGCATTGGTTTAAATGTGAAAGGTGTGAATGCTTCCCAAGAGTTTTTAAGTGAACTTAAAGGCAAAGAAGATCCTGAAGACAAACGTAAAACCATCGGTCGCGTTTTCATTGAAGTCTTTGATAAAAGTTACGATCACGCCTTGCCAATAAAGTGGCTGGCGCAAGGGACATTGTATCCAGATGTGATTGAAAGCGTGTCATCTGTCGGTGGCAGTGTCACGATCAAGTCCCATCACAATGTAGGTGGTCTTCCAGAAAAAATGAAGTTAGGACTAGTTGAGCCCGTCCGTGAACTTTTTAAAGATGAAGTTCGTGCTTTGGGTGCGCAGCTTAGTTTGCCTCGCGAAATGTTGTGGCGCCACCCTTTCCCAGGTCCGGGTCTAGCAATTCGAGTGTTAGGTGAAGTCACTGAAGAGAAATTGAAAATACTTAAAGAAGCAGATGATGTTTATATCTCAGAGCTTCGTCGTCGCGGTCTTTATGATAACATCTGGCAAGCGTTCTGTGTTCTTTTGCCGGTAAAAACTGTGGGCGTGCAAGGGGATGCTAGAACCTATGATCACGTGTTGGCATTGCGTGCGGTGACTTCCAGTGATGGGATGACAGCGGACTGGTATCCATTTGACTTTAAGTTTTTAAGTGAGGTTTCAAATTTGATCACCAATAAAGTCAAAGGAGTGAATCGCGTCGTTTATGATGTGACTAGTAAACCTCCGGGCACTATTGAGTGGGAGTAA